The following is a genomic window from Niabella soli DSM 19437.
CCAGTGGAACGGATGTGAAATACACAGATTCAATCACCCGCACCCTGGAAGCCAAGGTAAATCAGGCGTTGGATCAGGATCCGTTAAAAGGGAAAAAGAACCACGTGGTAGAAAGCGTTATTGCCAACGTGGCGGTTGGCGCTGCCGATCCCAACAGCGGCGATCGCAGTACGCGTAGCAACCTGGGGCGTATACAGGTGTCGTTTGTGGAGTTTGAGAAGCGGCATGGAGTAGGTACAGCACAGTACCTTACAAAAGTGCGCCAGGCCATTAAAAATATCCCCGGCGCTGAAATATCGGTGGAGCAGGAAAAGAATGGACCTCCTACCGACCCGCCGATCAATATTGAGGTGGCGAGTGAGCAATTTGATAACCTGATTCCTACGGCCGTAAATCTGAAAAATTACCTGGATAGTTTGCAAATACCCGGGGTAGAGGAATTGAAAATGGATGTGGACCTTACCAGTCCGGAAGTAGCGCTGAAAGTGAACCGTGAACGGGCTTTGAGCGAGGGGGTTTCTTCTTACCAGATCGGCATGCAGATACGGACCGCACTCTTTGGAAATGAGGCCAGCAAAATAAAGAACGGGAAAGATGAGTATAAGATCTATGTGCGTAATACGGAGCTGCAAAGAAAGAACCTGACCGACCTGCTCAATATGAACGTGGTATTCCGCGACATGGCTACCGGCAAGGTAAAAAGCGTACCGATCAGTTCCGTTGTGGATGTGGATTATACCAATACATTGGGAAGCGTACAGCGTAAGAACCAAAAGCGGATGATCACGCTGCGCAGTAACGTTCTGGAATCGGAAGGCTATACGCCTACGGCAGTGAACGCGCAGATTAAATCGGCAATCGATAACTTCCATCCAACGGGAGAGGATGTAACGATCAAACAGACCGGTGAAGGCGCACAGCAGGCAGAAACGGGGGCCTTCCTTGGGAACGCATTGCTCATCGCCCTTGGGCTGATCTTATTGATCCTTGTAGCCCAGTTTAACTCCATGAGCAAATCGGTGATCATCCTTACCGAGATCATATTTAGTATCATTGGGGTGCTGTTGGGCTTTACATTCACCGGAATGGCCGTGTCAGTGGTAATGACGGGTGTGGGTATTCTTGGCCTGGCCGGTATCGTAATCAAGAACGGGATCCTCGTAATTGAGTTTGCCGATGAGTTGCGGGCCCGTGGATTAAGAACCCGTGAAGCCGTGATACAGGCCGGTAAAACACGGATCATCCCGGTATTGCTAACGGCTATGGCGGCCATCATGGCGCTGATCCCGCTGGCAGTGGGATTCAATATCAACTTTGTAACAATGTTCTCCGAGCTGAATCCGAAGATCTTCTTTGGGGGGGATAATGTGATGTTCTGGAAGCCGCTGTCCTGGACGATCATCTTTGGTTTGGCCTTTGCGTTTTTCATGACCCTGGTGATGGTGCCCAGCATGTACCTGATCGCTGAGCGCTTGAAACGCCCGATGCGGAAACAATATGGAGGGAAGTGGATTTCTTTTCTGGGGATCCCTCCGTTTACATTGATTTTCGCCTATTTGGCCACCGTAACTACCATGTTAAAGCCACTTCAGAAATTTTATGGCTTTAACAAAAAGGTGATGCAGGTTGCGGCTGTATTAGTGATACCCTTTCTCATATTATTGTTTATCTACTATATAGGAAGCTTTTTCAAGTGGATTAGAAAACGGAGATCTAAGGGATAATCGAATCAGGCTCATCTAAAGCCTTTGAAGGGAATCATGGATAAATTCTCATAAACAGATTGCTTTCGATAACAACCATTAACCTAAGCATAACAAGAATGGTGGCCGCAGTGCCGCCATTCTTTATTTTATATAGAGCCGATAATCCAAAGCCACGTACGAATCATTAGCCGGGAATGCGGAAAGTAATCGTTCAGCGCTTACCGTCTCACCGCATTGCCGGCCGGGAAATATTTTTTAACCACGGCCAAACAAGATGATAATATAAAGCGTCGGGGAACCAGGACCGTAGCGTTTGTTTTATTCCACCGGAACAGCCTGGTGGTAGGCTTGCTGGGATTCCAAATCATTTGGTGTGCCGTGGGTACATCCCTTTATTAGGAAAATGATCGCCGGGACTGTGTTCAAAATTAACTACCTGCCTCGCCCAAAAGCATCAACATCCGGGAAAATCAGTGCTTCAGCGCCTCTGTTATCCAAAATAGCCGGCGCTTACAAAAGGCCGGATGTTATTCTCCTGTTGCTGCGGTATCTGTATTTGGGTAAAAGGTCTTCTGGGCCGGCGTGGCCGATGCCTGGGGGGCAAACAGGAACTAAAGAAGGTGGCCAGAAAGACAAAGATTGCGAGCGTGCGCAAAATGTTGCTAGGTCGTTTCATAAAATCCTTTTTAGAAGAATAAATTTACTCCTTTTTAAAAGAACGGATTTGCATTTTAACGTATTGAATTACCCATAGCAAAAAAAGCTCCTTTGAAAAAGGAGCTTAATAAGTTCAGTAAACATAGCTGAATTAATAACGATCACGGTAGCCACCGCCACCGCCTTTGTAACCGCCGCCGCTGCTGCTTCTTTTCTTGTAGCCGCCGCCGCTGTTACCGCCTTCTTTTGGACGGCTTTCGTTTACAACGATATTTCTTCCATCAACTTCAGTGCCGTTTAATGCTTCAATGGCTGCTTTTGCTTCTTCGTCAGTAGCCATTTCTACAAAACCGAAACCTTTGCTGCGGTTAGTGAATTTGTCTGATACAATTTTTGCTGATGTTACTTCTCCATAGGGAGCAAACAAGTTTTGTAAATCCTGGTCTTTCAGGTTCCAGCTAAGGTTTCCTACGTAAATGTTCATTTTTTTGAATTTTTTGAAAATAAAGAGAGTGCTAAAACAGTACCAAACCCAATGAACATTTATAATATTCAGAAACTTTTTTACTGAAAGAACACCATAATTCTATATCAAATATAGTGCAATTTATGATGAAGCGCATTTTTTTTAAGAAAATAACAAAAAAAACACACCCGGGAGGTGTGTTTTTAAAAACTTCAAAAGCAGGTTATTCTGCAACTACCTCAAAATCTACCTCAGTAGCATGACCGCTACCAAAATCGATAGTAGCTTTGTAAGTGCCTAATTCCTTGATCTCATCGGAAATATGGATCTTCTTACGGTCGATTTCATAACCTTTTTGTTCGCGGATCGCCCGGCTTAACTGCAGGGTGGTAACGCTACCAAATATTTTACCGCTGGTTCCTGTTTTCGCGCCCAGTTTTAAAGGACCTTCTTTCAGTTTGGCAATTACGCTGTTGATCTCAGCCAGCATTGCGGCTTCTTTCTTCCGGGCCTGTTTCAGGCGTTCTTCCAGTTGCTTTTTATTGCTGCCGTTGTTCTCTACCGCTAATTTGCGGGGGATCAGGTAGTTACGGGCATATCCGTTTTTTACGTTTACTACCTCGTTGGCAGCGCCCAAATTATCTACATACTGAATTAAAATTACTTCCATTGTTGTTTTTTTAGTTCCCGGAGCCCAATCGGTGATTGTGACTGTCTGGCACCGCAGCGCCATTAGGGAGGGTTACTAATCGGTTCATAGTCGATAGATCATAGCTCATAGTACTGCTATGAACCATGATCCATCAGCTATTGTCTATTTCAAAAGATCTGCTACATAAGGCAGTAAAGCCATTTGACGGGCTTTTTTAACTGCATCAGAAACACGACGCTGAAATTTGAGGCTGTTTCCTGTTAAACGGCGGGGTAACAATTTACCTTGCTCGTTCAGGAATTTTTTCAGGAACTCTACGTCTTTGTAGTCTACATAGCGGATGCCATATTTTTTAAAGCGACAAAACTTTTTAACACGCTTGTCGGTCTTAATGGCCGTCAGATATTTAATTTCATTCTTTGCCATAAATTAAGCCTCCACTGCTTTTTCGGTTCCTGTTTTAACGCCACTATTCTTTTTTGCATTATACTCAACGGCGAATTTATCGAGTTTAGTGCAGAGATGACGAAGCACAGCTTCATCACGCAGAAGCTGGATCTTCAGCTTCTCATTGAAGTCGGATGGCGCAGTGTATTCCAATACCCAGTACAAACCAGTGGTTTTTTTCTGGATAGGGTACGCCAGTGATTTCAGTCCCCATGGGTTTTCGTGCACGATAGAGCCACCTGCTTCAGTTACCAGACCGGCAAATTTCTTCTGAGCAGCTTTAAACTCATCTTCGCTTAAAACCGGGGTAAAAATCACCATCAATTCATAATTGTTCATTACCCAAATTGTTTTTAAAAAATAAAATAATTACCCCTCAGGGATTCCTAAGGGGCTGCAAAGATAGGCTTTTTGTTTAAAAGTTGATAAATTGACGTGTTGATAAGCCCGTGTCAACTTTTAAACTTATAACTGCTCAACTTTCCGGGGCTCCCGGCTGCGGTGCATTTCCCGGCTTCCGTTCCCGCTGCTGCGGGCTCCGGCATCCCCGCTTTGGCGGGGAGTGCTAAACCCTCCGCATCGGGCAGCCCTTCATCTGTTTATTAAAGCTCTAGCCCTCCCAAGCCTTAAATTGATTGGAAATCAGATTATTGCATCTTTTCCGGCGAAGCCGAAGCTCTCCGAAGCTCTTCGAGACTTGCAGTCTCGAAGCCTTATTCTATCGCTTTTAGCGATAAAACTAAAACAATAAATCTATTTCTATTATCCCTTTCTTACCCTGGTAATCTCCTGCACTGCTGTACAGATAATGCTCCGGAGCCGCAACCAACCCTGCTCTCACCGGATTTTCATGAATATAGTTGAGCTTGGTCTTCAAAAAGGCCTCGGAATAAACCACTTCCGGATGGTTATTACCTGTCCACACTTTAAAGTAGTCGTTGGCATTGGTTCGCTGGGCATAGAAGCCGAATAAATATAAAAGCCAATCCCGCCGGCTTTCCGGCTCTTCCTCAATTGATTTAGTGATGGCCTTGCTGGTATGTGTTTTAAAATCACGCACCACATCACTTAAATTATTCTCCCTTGCCGTCCAGATAAAATGGGCATGATTCGACATGATTACATAAGCGCCTATTTGCAAGCCCTTATTCAACCGGCAGAATCTTAAGCTATTAATGATAATATCACGAAAACGCTGTCGTGTAAAAACATCAACCCAGCCCATGATGGTGAAGGTGAGGAAATGTGTAGCAGACTGATCCCTGATTTTGTGGCCTTCGGCGAATTCATAGCTCATAACATAGGTTTGTTTAAAGGTAATGCAAATAATTGCCAAAGGCAATAAAATAATGCTGCGAAACTGCAAGTTTCGCAGAGCGGCAGCAACATTAATGCTCTTCGAGACTTGTAGTCTCAAAGCTCTATTCTATTGCTTTTAGCGATTAAAACTACCGGCAAATTTACACCTCAGCAAGCCTGATATCCTCCACCCGCAATTGCAGGCTTTTTTGCCCCTGCCATTCGTTTTCGTCAATTTTAAATACAAGGTCAAAAGGATGTCCGCTTTCGATAATCGGTAGTTTGTCTGCCAGGTTAAAGCCAATTCCTGTAAGGGGCACCCCATCCTGTTGTACCACAAAACGCAGGTGTTTTTCCTTTACCACTTTGCTGCCGGCATCTTTAACGTTGCGGGCTATAAAAACGGGAGTCATGTTTTCGGGGCCAAAGGGCTCCATTTGCTTGATAATATTGTAAAAGGCAGGGCTGATGTCTTTGAACTTTATTGCGGCGTCAATCAGCAGTTCGGGGATCAGTTGGTCGTCCGAAATGGTAATAGAAACGATCGCTTCAAATTTTTCACGAAAGGCTTCGATGTTGTCTTTGCTAAGTGTAAGTCCCGCTGCGGCAAAATGGCCCCCATAGGCGATTAAATACTCTCTGCAGGCATGAATGGCTTCATAGAGATTAAAGCCCGGAACACTGCGGGCGCTACCGGCGGCGTAAGCGCCGCTTTCTGTCAGTACAACTGTTGGCCGGTAATGCCGTTCGATCAGCCGTGAGGCAACAATGCCCACTACGCCTTTATGCCAGTGCGGCTGGTACACAACGGTCGATTTTCTTGAGGTCCAGGATGCATTTTGGGCAATCATTTCGAGTGCTTCTTCCGTAATTGCGGCGTCGGCCTCCTTGCGGTCGCTGTTGTCGCTGTGCAGGAGTTCGGCATAGGCTAATGCCTCTTCATAGGTTCCGGCAACAAATAGTTGCACGGCTTTTCTTGCGTCGTCCATACGCCCGGCGGCATTCACCCGCGGTGCGATCATAAACACAAGATTATGTATGTGGAGTGGGAGTTTGGCTCCGCTTAAAAAGGCAAGCGCCTTTATTCCGGGATTGGGTTCTTTATTGGCCACTTCCAGCCCGTGAAAGGCAAGAATGCGGTTTTCTCCCGTAATGGGAACAATATCCGCGGCAATGGCGGTAGCTACCAGGTCGAGGTATTGATAGGAAAAACTCTGGGGTAATCCCAGTTTTTCAACAAGGGCTGTAATCAGTTTAAATCCAACGCCACAGCCGCAAAGTTCTTTGTAAGGGTAGGGGCAGTCCTTTTGCTTAGGGTTTAGTACCGCTACGGCCGCCGGAATTTTTTCATCAGGTAAATGGTGATCGCAGATGATGAAATCAATTTCCAGCGTGTTGGCATAATCGATCAGATCGATTGATTTAATACCGCAATCCAGGGCTACCACCAGCGTAAATCCATTTTCTTTGGCAAAATCGATGCCTGCCTTGCTGATACCATACCCCTCTTTATAACGGTGAGGTATATAAAAATCCAGTTGCTGTGTTTGGGTGCTCAAAAACCGGTACATTACGGCCACGGCTGTGGTCCCATCTACATCGTAATCGCCAAAAACCAGTATTTTTTCACCGGCGCTAAAAGCCTTTAAGAGGCGGTTTACCGCGTGGTCCATATCCTTCATCAGCCATGGGCTGTGCAGGGCCTCCAACTGTGGTCTGAAAAATTCTTTAGCGTTGGTAAAGGTGGTAATTCCCCGTTGGGTTAATATACGGCAAAGAACGGGGTGTATTTTTAATGCATCTCGAAGTGTTTGTACGGCCGCTTCATCGGCAGGTGCAATGTGCCATCTTTTTTCCAAGGTTAGTATTTTCTTTCGGTTACATAATTAACCAGATCAATGAGCCCGCGTTTGTATTCATTATCGGGGCAGGTATCCAGTATATTTAAGGCCTCTTGCTTAAAGGTATACATTTTTTCAATAGCATAGCTGATGCCGCCGGCCTCTTTTACTGTGTCCAGCACCCACTGTACCTTTGCGCGGTCGTTATTATTGTTCTTCACAATAGTAATGATCTTTTGCCGGGTGGATTTGTCAACCTTATTTAAGGTATAGATCAGCGGCAGGGTCATTTTTTTCTCCTTAATATCATTTCCGGTGGGTTTGCCCACATCTTCGCTGGCATAGTCGAACAGATCATCTTTAATCTGAAAAGCGATCCCTGTTTTTTCGCCAAAAAGCCGGGCTTTTTCGGTGGCTTCTTCGTTCTCCGTAACCGACCAGGCACCCGCACTACAGGCGGAAGCCAATAACGAGGCCGTTTTGTTCTTGATAATGTCGTAATAGATTGATTCTTCCAGGTTCAGGGAACGTGCTTTTTCCAACTGCAGCAGCTCTCCTTCAGCCATTTTCTGGATGGCATCCGACATAATTTTCAGCATTCTGTAATCTCCGTGCTCGAGTGAGAGGAGGAGGCCGGTAGCAAACAGATAGTCGCCCACCAGCACGGAAGCTTTATTTTTCCATAAGGCATAAGTGGAAAAAAAGCCTCTTCTTTCATAGGAATCATCCACCACATCATCATGCACCAGGGATCCCGTATGCAAAATTTCAACTAATGATGCCGCCCGGTAAGTAGCCTCTGTGGTAGGGCCAAAGAGCTTTGCCGAAAGGAAAACAAACATGGGTCGCAATTGTTTGCCCTTGCGTTTGACGATATAACGCATAATCCGGTCCAGCAGGGGGGTATTGCTTTTAACGGCCTTTTTAAAACGCTCTTCAAAGTTTTCTAATTCTACCCCTATAAGGGCGGTGGGTAATTGCATTACAAATTAAAATTAGGGGCAAATCTAGCAATTTGCGATGATTAAAGTACTCATTTTTAATCGAAAACGCATGCTGTATTTTAGGAAATTTATTATTTTTTTTGGTTAAAAATTTGTTTATATAAGAAATGGCTTTAAATTTGCTATTCATTTTAGGAAATCGTTTTTAAATCTTAATCCTTAGTTATGACAAGCAAAAAGTACACATTATTGGCAGGTTTAGGCTGCCTGATTGCGTCTACCGGGTTTTCTCAAGTAAGCCCTACGCACCCGTACACTGCGCCACACCCGCTGTACGGTACTTATTCTGTTACTGACTCTAATTATTATTCTGGCAAGCGTTTGCAACAGCATAATGATTTTATGGTTGGTACCAGCGATTATCCCGCTAAACCTAGAGATATGTGGGAGTTAGGTATTAAAGGTGGATCATTTTTGATATTAGGTGATATGCCGGCTAATCCAGCCTCTTTTGGTTTTGGTGGTCATATCCGTAAGTCTTTAGGACATGTGATGTCTCTGAGACTGGAGTATGTTTACGGTGTTGCTAAAGGTGAATCTTACAACAACGTAGGCGGTTGGAACCCCAACTACAAAACTACAGCTCAGGAACTTTCTTTACAGGCATTGTTTAACATCCACAACATCCGTTTCTACAAAGATCATACAAGCATGACTTTGTATGGTATCGCTGGTTTGGGTGTAAATACCTGGAGAGTAAAGTACAATTCAACAGTTAACGTACCCGGTGCAACAAGCTACGATCAACAAAAAGATGTTGTAAAGCAAGTTAGAGATGCGATCGGTGGTAACTATGACGCAAGCTACTATACTACCAACGCCCGTTGGTCTAAAATGTTTGCTGGCCGTTATGGCCCCACTGCTACTGCAGGTTTAGGTATCGCATTCAGACTGAGCGACAGGGTTAACCTGGCTATTGAAGATCGTCTGATCGTTCCGTTTACAGATATGTATGATGGGTACAGCGCTGCATCTTTTGGCAACAAAAACCAGGACTTCGCAAATTACGCATCTATCGGTCTGAACTTCAACCTGGGTAACAAATCAAAAAGAGTTGAGCCTCTGTACTGGTTAAACCCATTGAACTATGCTTACGGCGAGCTGCGTCGTGTTCCTGAGATCATTCTGCCTGATTCTGATGGTGATGGTGTAACGGATCAATTCGACCAAGAACAAACTCCTGCTGGTTGCCCTGTTGACACTCATGGTGTTAGCCGCGATACAGATGGTGACGGCGTTCCTGATTGTAAAGATAAAGAACTGGTTACTCCTACTTACTGTCAGCCAGTTAATGCTGATGGTGTTGGTAAATGCCCTTGTCCGGAAGGATGCGGTGTTCAACCTGCAACTGAGTGTGCTACTTTATTAGGTGCTTTACCTAGCGTACATTTCGCTAACAACTCTAATACTCTTTCTGCTGACGCTCAGTCTAGCTTAGCTACTGTAGCTTCTAAATTAAGAGCTAATCCAAATTGTAAAGTGGTTGTAGTTGGATATTGCGCTGCTACTAAGAAACAACAGCAATTAAGCTGGGATCACGTAAACAAAGTGATCACTCACTTACAAGAAAAAGAAGGCATCAGCGGAGACAGATTTATCTTCTCTTCTGGTCAGGAAGGTGGAGATTGCAACACAGTAGACATCCGTGCTGCTGCTCCTGGAGAAGATGGACCCAACACAGTGGCTCCTCCTCATCCAAATCTTCGCAAAAAATAGTAACTTTTTGCTATAACAAATACAAACCCTCTCGCCTTGGCGAGGGGGTTTTTTGTTGCCCGGAACTTTCGTTTTACAAGAAATCTGTGGCCCGGACGGCTGCTAAAGATAACGGATCATGCCGCACTGCGCCACAGGAATCAATTTGGGAGATTAAATTTGATTATCAATTAGTTGTGGCGTCGGCGAGGACTCGGGATAAGAATAGATCCTGAAGCAAGTTCAGGATGACAGGTTCAACTCCTGCAAGACTTAGCTAATCGCGGAACGTTGATAATGGCACAGATTGGTAAAGGATTTTTGGTCGGAGAACAATAAATCAAAGCGACAGAAAGATAAAAACTTCCTGTGCATCTCGGTTATAATGAACCGGTATCGAAACTCGGCCAGTAATGATACTGATTGTGACATTGGCCATGGT
Proteins encoded in this region:
- a CDS encoding RNA recognition motif domain-containing protein, producing MNIYVGNLSWNLKDQDLQNLFAPYGEVTSAKIVSDKFTNRSKGFGFVEMATDEEAKAAIEALNGTEVDGRNIVVNESRPKEGGNSGGGYKKRSSSGGGYKGGGGGYRDRY
- the rplI gene encoding 50S ribosomal protein L9; its protein translation is MEVILIQYVDNLGAANEVVNVKNGYARNYLIPRKLAVENNGSNKKQLEERLKQARKKEAAMLAEINSVIAKLKEGPLKLGAKTGTSGKIFGSVTTLQLSRAIREQKGYEIDRKKIHISDEIKELGTYKATIDFGSGHATEVDFEVVAE
- the rpsR gene encoding 30S ribosomal protein S18, coding for MAKNEIKYLTAIKTDKRVKKFCRFKKYGIRYVDYKDVEFLKKFLNEQGKLLPRRLTGNSLKFQRRVSDAVKKARQMALLPYVADLLK
- the rpsF gene encoding 30S ribosomal protein S6, giving the protein MNNYELMVIFTPVLSEDEFKAAQKKFAGLVTEAGGSIVHENPWGLKSLAYPIQKKTTGLYWVLEYTAPSDFNEKLKIQLLRDEAVLRHLCTKLDKFAVEYNAKKNSGVKTGTEKAVEA
- a CDS encoding REP-associated tyrosine transposase, which produces MSYEFAEGHKIRDQSATHFLTFTIMGWVDVFTRQRFRDIIINSLRFCRLNKGLQIGAYVIMSNHAHFIWTARENNLSDVVRDFKTHTSKAITKSIEEEPESRRDWLLYLFGFYAQRTNANDYFKVWTGNNHPEVVYSEAFLKTKLNYIHENPVRAGLVAAPEHYLYSSAGDYQGKKGIIEIDLLF
- the recJ gene encoding single-stranded-DNA-specific exonuclease RecJ is translated as MEKRWHIAPADEAAVQTLRDALKIHPVLCRILTQRGITTFTNAKEFFRPQLEALHSPWLMKDMDHAVNRLLKAFSAGEKILVFGDYDVDGTTAVAVMYRFLSTQTQQLDFYIPHRYKEGYGISKAGIDFAKENGFTLVVALDCGIKSIDLIDYANTLEIDFIICDHHLPDEKIPAAVAVLNPKQKDCPYPYKELCGCGVGFKLITALVEKLGLPQSFSYQYLDLVATAIAADIVPITGENRILAFHGLEVANKEPNPGIKALAFLSGAKLPLHIHNLVFMIAPRVNAAGRMDDARKAVQLFVAGTYEEALAYAELLHSDNSDRKEADAAITEEALEMIAQNASWTSRKSTVVYQPHWHKGVVGIVASRLIERHYRPTVVLTESGAYAAGSARSVPGFNLYEAIHACREYLIAYGGHFAAAGLTLSKDNIEAFREKFEAIVSITISDDQLIPELLIDAAIKFKDISPAFYNIIKQMEPFGPENMTPVFIARNVKDAGSKVVKEKHLRFVVQQDGVPLTGIGFNLADKLPIIESGHPFDLVFKIDENEWQGQKSLQLRVEDIRLAEV
- a CDS encoding polyprenyl synthetase family protein; this translates as MQLPTALIGVELENFEERFKKAVKSNTPLLDRIMRYIVKRKGKQLRPMFVFLSAKLFGPTTEATYRAASLVEILHTGSLVHDDVVDDSYERRGFFSTYALWKNKASVLVGDYLFATGLLLSLEHGDYRMLKIMSDAIQKMAEGELLQLEKARSLNLEESIYYDIIKNKTASLLASACSAGAWSVTENEEATEKARLFGEKTGIAFQIKDDLFDYASEDVGKPTGNDIKEKKMTLPLIYTLNKVDKSTRQKIITIVKNNNNDRAKVQWVLDTVKEAGGISYAIEKMYTFKQEALNILDTCPDNEYKRGLIDLVNYVTERKY
- a CDS encoding OmpA family protein, whose protein sequence is MTSKKYTLLAGLGCLIASTGFSQVSPTHPYTAPHPLYGTYSVTDSNYYSGKRLQQHNDFMVGTSDYPAKPRDMWELGIKGGSFLILGDMPANPASFGFGGHIRKSLGHVMSLRLEYVYGVAKGESYNNVGGWNPNYKTTAQELSLQALFNIHNIRFYKDHTSMTLYGIAGLGVNTWRVKYNSTVNVPGATSYDQQKDVVKQVRDAIGGNYDASYYTTNARWSKMFAGRYGPTATAGLGIAFRLSDRVNLAIEDRLIVPFTDMYDGYSAASFGNKNQDFANYASIGLNFNLGNKSKRVEPLYWLNPLNYAYGELRRVPEIILPDSDGDGVTDQFDQEQTPAGCPVDTHGVSRDTDGDGVPDCKDKELVTPTYCQPVNADGVGKCPCPEGCGVQPATECATLLGALPSVHFANNSNTLSADAQSSLATVASKLRANPNCKVVVVGYCAATKKQQQLSWDHVNKVITHLQEKEGISGDRFIFSSGQEGGDCNTVDIRAAAPGEDGPNTVAPPHPNLRKK